One genomic window of Thermococcus indicus includes the following:
- the glyA gene encoding serine hydroxymethyltransferase, translating to MAEGYKAYRDRVMDFLEDHEKWRKHTINLIASENVTSPSVTRAVASGFMHKYAEGWPRARYYQGCKYVDEVELIGVELFTKLFGSDFADLRPISGTNANQAVFFGLTQPGDKAIVLHTSHGGHISHMPFGAAGMRGLEVHTWPFDNEEFNIDVDKAEKLIRELEPKIVVFGGSLFPFPHPVKELAPVAKEVGAYVMYDGAHVLGLIAGKQFQDPLREGVDIITASTHKTFPGPQGGVIIYKRFGETEEIAKLQWAIFPGVLSNHHLHHMAGKTVTAAEMLEYGERYAAQIVKNAKALAEALAEEGFKVIGEDKGYTESHQVIVDVSDLHEAAGGWAAPLLEEAGIILNKNLLPWDPLEKVEKPSGLRIGVQEMTRVGMMEDDMKEIAHFIKRVLIDKEDPKKVERDVFYFRMNFQRVYYSFDHGLPLRE from the coding sequence ATGGCTGAAGGATACAAAGCATACCGCGACAGGGTTATGGACTTCCTTGAGGACCACGAGAAGTGGAGGAAGCACACGATAAACCTCATTGCCAGTGAAAACGTGACTTCTCCGAGCGTCACCCGCGCGGTGGCGAGCGGTTTCATGCACAAGTACGCCGAGGGCTGGCCCAGGGCCCGCTACTACCAGGGCTGCAAGTACGTTGATGAGGTCGAGCTCATCGGTGTCGAGCTCTTCACCAAGCTCTTCGGAAGCGATTTCGCCGACCTCAGGCCGATTTCCGGAACCAACGCCAACCAGGCGGTCTTCTTCGGCCTTACCCAGCCGGGTGACAAGGCGATAGTTCTCCACACCAGCCACGGCGGACACATAAGCCACATGCCCTTCGGTGCCGCCGGAATGCGCGGCCTTGAGGTCCATACCTGGCCCTTCGACAACGAGGAGTTCAACATCGACGTGGACAAGGCCGAGAAGCTCATACGCGAGCTCGAGCCAAAGATAGTCGTCTTCGGTGGCTCGCTCTTCCCGTTCCCGCACCCGGTCAAGGAGCTTGCGCCGGTTGCCAAGGAGGTCGGTGCCTACGTCATGTACGACGGTGCCCACGTTCTCGGTCTCATCGCCGGAAAGCAGTTCCAGGACCCGCTCAGGGAGGGCGTTGACATAATCACCGCCTCGACCCACAAGACCTTCCCGGGACCGCAGGGCGGTGTCATCATCTACAAGCGCTTTGGCGAGACCGAGGAGATTGCCAAGCTCCAGTGGGCCATCTTCCCGGGTGTGCTCAGCAACCACCACCTCCACCACATGGCTGGAAAGACCGTTACCGCGGCGGAGATGCTTGAGTACGGTGAGCGCTATGCTGCCCAGATCGTCAAGAACGCCAAGGCCCTTGCCGAGGCCCTTGCCGAGGAGGGCTTCAAGGTCATCGGTGAGGACAAGGGCTACACCGAGAGCCACCAGGTCATCGTCGACGTCAGCGACCTCCACGAAGCGGCTGGCGGATGGGCAGCACCGCTCCTCGAAGAGGCCGGCATAATCCTCAACAAGAACCTCCTGCCCTGGGACCCGCTCGAGAAGGTCGAGAAGCCAAGCGGCCTGCGCATAGGCGTCCAGGAGATGACCCGCGTTGGAATGATGGAGGACGACATGAAGGAGATAGCGCACTTCATCAAGCGCGTCCTCATAGACAAGGAGGACCCGAAGAAGGTCGAGCGCGACGTCTTCTACTTCAGGATGAACTTCCAGAGGGTTTACTACTCCTTCGACCACGGGCTCCCGCTCAGGGAGTGA
- a CDS encoding aromatic amino acid transport family protein, whose product MPITDGTPRKKVTTSHGRYYAERQALARRKKLRRRAALIQLMRKRKGVAAIRTSTIRVEKAHISKNEALAILVGTQIGAGVLGLPYAASKVGLIPALGVLTGVMLLMLATAFIVLKFSAEMGGAQMSTIANRTLGKAGGWLMYVSIFIMSFGAILAYIAGMGSVFASLFGVTDTVGAAIFWVLASFVVYRGLEASGKTELIMSYVMLALFIGVTLMLVPHAELENGLYTELGGILSITGVAIFALGCHTIIPDVYKGLGSYEETKKVIVLAFLIPTAIYAVFMAAFLLVFGKETPEIATQGLELLYGHLGRIIGNLIPLLAITTSYIGIALAQQSNTEEFVKLNRKAAWALTVVPPAAVYFAGVRNFADVLAFAGDTGDMLAFIVLPILMWVAAKLRR is encoded by the coding sequence ATGCCCATAACGGATGGAACCCCAAGGAAAAAGGTCACCACATCACACGGAAGGTACTACGCCGAGAGGCAGGCGCTGGCGAGACGGAAGAAGCTGAGAAGGAGGGCCGCGCTGATACAGCTCATGAGGAAGCGGAAGGGGGTCGCGGCGATAAGGACGAGCACGATACGGGTGGAAAAAGCGCATATCTCAAAGAACGAGGCGCTGGCAATACTCGTCGGTACCCAGATAGGGGCCGGCGTTCTTGGCCTGCCCTACGCGGCGAGCAAGGTCGGCCTTATCCCCGCACTGGGGGTTCTCACGGGCGTTATGCTCCTGATGCTCGCTACGGCGTTCATAGTTCTCAAGTTCTCGGCCGAGATGGGCGGAGCGCAGATGAGCACCATCGCCAACAGGACCCTCGGAAAGGCCGGCGGCTGGCTGATGTACGTGAGCATCTTCATAATGAGCTTCGGGGCGATTTTGGCGTACATTGCCGGAATGGGAAGCGTCTTCGCGAGCCTCTTTGGCGTCACTGACACGGTTGGAGCGGCGATATTCTGGGTCCTCGCTTCCTTCGTCGTTTACCGCGGCCTCGAGGCGAGTGGAAAGACCGAATTGATAATGAGCTACGTCATGCTGGCGCTCTTCATAGGCGTCACGCTGATGCTCGTTCCCCACGCCGAGCTTGAGAACGGCCTCTACACAGAACTGGGCGGAATACTGAGTATAACCGGTGTGGCAATCTTCGCCCTCGGCTGCCACACGATAATCCCCGACGTTTACAAGGGACTCGGGAGCTACGAGGAAACCAAGAAGGTCATCGTGCTGGCCTTCCTCATCCCGACGGCCATCTACGCGGTCTTCATGGCAGCCTTCCTGCTGGTCTTCGGAAAGGAGACCCCGGAGATAGCCACGCAGGGACTCGAGCTGCTCTATGGCCACCTCGGAAGAATCATCGGCAACCTCATACCTCTCCTCGCGATAACCACGAGCTACATAGGCATCGCACTGGCACAGCAGAGCAACACGGAGGAGTTCGTGAAGCTGAACAGAAAAGCCGCGTGGGCCCTGACCGTCGTTCCCCCCGCCGCGGTATACTTTGCAGGCGTCAGGAACTTCGCCGACGTGCTTGCGTTCGCGGGCGACACCGGCGACATGCTGGCGTTTATAGTGCTTCCAATCCTGATGTGGGTGGCGGCGAAGCTCCGCCGCTGA
- the cobB gene encoding NAD-dependent protein deacetylase yields the protein MIEEAAKLLARSRFAIAFTGAGISAESGVPTFRGFNGLWKKHRPEELATPEAFQKDPYLVWEFYKWRMDLIKSAKPNRAHYALAELEEMGILKAVITQNVDDLHREAGTRTLIELHGNIFRVRCTSCNYKENLKGSGRLEEFLAEKDLPRCPDCGSLLRPDVVWFGEPLPRRALHEAFRLAERADLVLVIGTSGVVYPAAYIPQIVKETGGKVIEINPDESGITPIADVFLRCPAGEAMEKLMRRVKGLIG from the coding sequence ATGATAGAGGAGGCTGCCAAACTCCTGGCCCGTTCGAGGTTTGCAATTGCTTTTACGGGTGCTGGAATAAGCGCTGAGAGCGGCGTTCCTACTTTCAGGGGGTTCAACGGGCTGTGGAAAAAGCACCGGCCCGAGGAACTCGCGACGCCGGAGGCTTTTCAGAAGGACCCATACCTCGTGTGGGAGTTCTACAAGTGGAGGATGGACCTGATAAAATCGGCAAAGCCCAACAGGGCCCACTATGCTCTGGCCGAGCTGGAGGAGATGGGCATTCTGAAGGCCGTCATAACCCAGAACGTTGACGACCTCCACCGGGAGGCAGGGACGAGAACCCTCATCGAGCTCCACGGCAACATATTCCGCGTTAGGTGCACCTCCTGCAACTATAAGGAAAACCTCAAGGGGAGCGGAAGGCTGGAGGAGTTCTTGGCAGAGAAGGACCTTCCCCGGTGCCCGGACTGTGGCTCTCTCCTGCGGCCGGACGTCGTGTGGTTCGGGGAACCCCTCCCGAGGAGAGCCCTCCACGAGGCCTTCAGGCTCGCAGAGAGGGCTGACCTCGTCCTGGTCATAGGCACCAGCGGCGTCGTTTATCCTGCCGCTTACATTCCCCAGATAGTCAAGGAAACGGGCGGAAAGGTTATCGAAATAAACCCGGATGAGAGCGGGATAACGCCCATAGCCGACGTTTTCCTCCGCTGTCCCGCCGGCGAAGCCATGGAGAAGCTGATGAGAAGGGTTAAGGGGCTGATAGGATGA
- a CDS encoding DUF3783 domain-containing protein: MSGKVLLVGFLPGEVEQLRKAVSVPVFEVPEYCRDWVVSEVVEKAEELSGSSYWHLRKFVIMHDVDNETLKGIIGTVKSLGLGRVIFATTTETSLTWKLEDLLNELMAEDEYFKAARWAREEAKKRKGPFLDIERK, from the coding sequence ATGAGCGGAAAGGTTCTGCTGGTTGGATTTCTGCCCGGGGAAGTCGAGCAACTGCGGAAAGCCGTTTCAGTTCCGGTTTTTGAGGTTCCGGAGTACTGCAGGGACTGGGTCGTGAGCGAGGTCGTTGAGAAGGCGGAGGAGCTGAGCGGCTCGAGCTACTGGCACCTGAGGAAGTTCGTGATAATGCACGACGTCGACAACGAGACCCTGAAGGGCATCATAGGAACCGTTAAGTCCCTCGGCCTGGGCAGGGTCATCTTCGCCACGACCACCGAGACCTCGCTAACCTGGAAGCTTGAAGACCTGCTCAACGAACTTATGGCCGAGGACGAGTACTTCAAGGCCGCACGCTGGGCCCGCGAGGAGGCGAAGAAGCGGAAAGGACCATTCCTCGACATCGAGAGGAAGTGA
- a CDS encoding TIGR02253 family HAD-type hydrolase yields MIKVVFFDLDDTLVDTSRLAEMARRNAIENMVRHGLPVDFDTAYHELLELINEYGSNFGRHFDYLLRRLDLPSNPKWIAAGVIAYHNTKFAYLRTVKGVRRVLLDLQRAGYRLGIITDGDPIKQWEKILRLELDAYFDEVFISDYLGVKKPHRKIFEKALRKMKVEPREAVMVGDRLYSDIYGAKQVGMKTVWFRYGKYADRELEYLEYADSTVNSLDEILDIVRGLNLEEEERPDKEVHAD; encoded by the coding sequence ATGATAAAGGTCGTGTTCTTTGACCTGGACGACACGCTCGTGGACACGAGCAGGCTGGCCGAGATGGCGCGCCGAAACGCGATAGAGAACATGGTGCGTCACGGTCTCCCCGTTGACTTTGATACCGCCTACCACGAGCTCCTTGAGCTGATAAACGAGTACGGGAGCAACTTCGGCAGGCACTTCGATTACCTGCTCCGGCGCCTCGACCTGCCCAGCAATCCGAAATGGATAGCCGCCGGCGTCATAGCGTATCACAACACCAAGTTCGCCTACCTGAGAACCGTTAAGGGTGTTAGGAGGGTTCTCCTTGATCTCCAGAGGGCCGGCTACCGGCTCGGGATAATAACCGACGGCGACCCGATAAAGCAGTGGGAGAAGATTCTCCGGCTTGAGCTCGATGCCTACTTCGACGAGGTATTCATATCGGACTACCTCGGCGTCAAGAAGCCCCACAGGAAGATATTCGAGAAGGCCCTAAGGAAGATGAAGGTGGAGCCCCGGGAGGCCGTGATGGTCGGGGACAGACTGTATTCCGATATCTACGGGGCGAAGCAGGTGGGTATGAAAACCGTGTGGTTCAGATACGGTAAATATGCCGACAGGGAGCTTGAATACCTCGAATACGCGGATTCAACCGTGAACTCTCTGGATGAGATTCTGGATATAGTCAGGGGGCTGAACCTTGAAGAGGAAGAGCGTCCAGATAAGGAAGTTCATGCTGATTGA
- a CDS encoding ASCH domain-containing protein has protein sequence MKRKSVQIRKFMLIDSAYKSRILRGDKVTTIRYGDYEAKPGSEIYLVITPSDTAIAKVRITRVEKKKVKELTNEDAKLDGFSDVRELVRELSKIYGELYGDDEVTVIGFEVIKRFDDGIPLKWLKGLNYHEPAEIARLYLENKEKLNLNRETDFIMRRIYNEGLGRAVRTFGPKKVQQALLKTYHALYAEGVI, from the coding sequence TTGAAGAGGAAGAGCGTCCAGATAAGGAAGTTCATGCTGATTGACTCCGCCTACAAATCAAGAATCCTCCGGGGAGACAAGGTCACAACGATACGCTACGGCGACTACGAAGCTAAACCGGGGAGCGAAATCTACCTCGTGATAACTCCGAGCGACACGGCCATAGCGAAGGTCAGGATAACCCGCGTTGAGAAGAAGAAGGTTAAGGAGCTCACCAACGAGGATGCAAAGCTCGATGGCTTCTCCGACGTCAGGGAGCTCGTCAGGGAGCTGAGCAAAATCTACGGCGAGCTTTACGGCGACGACGAGGTCACGGTGATAGGCTTTGAAGTCATCAAGCGCTTTGACGACGGTATCCCGCTCAAGTGGCTCAAGGGCCTGAACTATCACGAGCCGGCGGAGATAGCGAGACTTTACCTTGAGAACAAAGAAAAGTTGAACCTCAACCGCGAGACGGACTTCATAATGCGCCGCATCTACAACGAGGGCCTCGGAAGGGCCGTCAGGACCTTCGGGCCAAAGAAGGTCCAGCAGGCGCTCCTCAAGACCTACCACGCCCTCTACGCTGAGGGTGTAATCTGA
- a CDS encoding phosphatase PAP2 family protein — translation MVKVKFDAKFAALTAGVFIVLVLQAAGLLHGINEWVNSRLPLVDTPLMNFLTGFGGDIFLALFGAFAVITEWRKNGRVSRNTLLFILAVAIGLAAVGALKFIFAEPRPRPYGPGIGGYAFPSGHTFRAAVIAAYGSDRWRKYAPLFWAYAAGIALTRLFLHYHWFGDVLFSLLFAPWLYLLLKSLLGGKFE, via the coding sequence ATGGTGAAGGTTAAGTTCGATGCCAAGTTTGCCGCGCTTACAGCGGGAGTTTTCATCGTTCTGGTTCTCCAGGCGGCCGGTTTACTCCACGGAATAAACGAATGGGTTAATTCGAGGCTCCCCCTCGTTGATACGCCCCTGATGAACTTTCTCACGGGGTTCGGTGGCGACATATTTCTCGCGCTGTTCGGGGCATTTGCCGTAATCACCGAGTGGAGGAAGAACGGCAGGGTTTCCCGGAACACGCTCCTTTTCATTCTCGCCGTCGCGATAGGTCTAGCCGCCGTCGGTGCCCTCAAGTTCATCTTTGCAGAACCGAGGCCGAGACCCTACGGGCCGGGCATAGGGGGCTACGCCTTTCCCTCGGGTCACACCTTCCGCGCGGCGGTAATAGCGGCCTACGGCTCGGACCGCTGGAGAAAGTACGCTCCTCTCTTCTGGGCCTACGCCGCTGGAATAGCCCTCACGAGGCTGTTCCTTCACTACCACTGGTTCGGCGATGTCCTCTTCAGCCTGCTCTTTGCCCCCTGGCTCTACCTCCTGCTCAAATCACTCCTCGGAGGGAAGTTCGAATGA
- a CDS encoding COG2426 family protein → MNGFLEVFLLSLVPTFEGRYAIVYGIGMGYPLWETLLAASLGVLLLSLVLPAALPYIDRLMLWLEKTALRKVAHLYLYYVERVRRKAHPYVEKWGFIGLTIFVAIPLPGTGVWTGALAAYLLAIEKRQTVPALILGGLLSMAITLLPALGIFG, encoded by the coding sequence ATGAACGGCTTCCTTGAGGTTTTCCTGCTCTCCCTCGTCCCGACCTTCGAGGGGCGCTACGCGATAGTATACGGCATTGGTATGGGCTACCCACTCTGGGAAACGCTTTTAGCGGCATCCCTCGGTGTTTTGCTCCTCTCGCTGGTTCTTCCGGCGGCTCTTCCTTACATAGACAGGCTGATGCTCTGGCTTGAAAAAACAGCCCTCAGAAAGGTGGCCCACCTCTACCTCTACTACGTCGAAAGGGTTAGGAGAAAGGCCCACCCCTACGTGGAGAAGTGGGGCTTCATCGGGCTGACGATATTCGTGGCGATACCGCTCCCCGGAACGGGCGTCTGGACCGGTGCTTTAGCCGCTTACCTCCTCGCCATAGAGAAGAGGCAGACGGTTCCGGCTCTAATCCTCGGCGGGCTTTTGAGCATGGCGATAACCCTGCTGCCGGCTTTAGGGATTTTTGGGTAA
- a CDS encoding MFS transporter, with translation MEAIENSRLNKFHYTLLAILGTVWAFIAVNTISAGFVIALLKNDPAFQGSLTKLGSLGSAALFGMLFGAWLFGYLADRIGRKKTLILAVSTFSLGSIVSSFAGNLDTLIVLRFIVGLGLGGSLPVASSYFAEFMPRSIRGAMISILESFWAIGTIIIGVVAVLVKADWRSILLFGGAILLILPLLLTLPESPRYLLIKGRVKEAEETIRKVLGVSVKLEAPKGEKKASVGDLWRKYGRVTLMLTIAWFSIAFAYYGFFIWLPKFLSATLGITVFRSFQYFIITAIAQLPGYWSAAYLLEKIGRKKTLSYYLLLSGIAGVGFYFAASAGNEGAIIASAIAFSFFNLGAWGAIYAYTPELYPTAVRGTGTGWAGAMARIGGGIAPILAGRIMELSGSALAVLVIAVVAIIGALDVLALGEETRGKSLT, from the coding sequence GTGGAGGCCATCGAAAACTCCCGGTTGAATAAGTTCCACTACACGCTTTTGGCCATCCTCGGAACCGTATGGGCGTTCATAGCGGTGAACACCATCTCGGCAGGATTCGTCATAGCCCTGCTCAAGAACGACCCGGCCTTCCAGGGGAGCCTGACAAAGCTCGGCTCTCTCGGCTCGGCGGCGCTCTTCGGCATGCTCTTCGGCGCGTGGCTCTTCGGCTACCTTGCCGATAGGATTGGGCGGAAGAAGACGCTCATCTTAGCAGTCTCAACCTTCTCCCTCGGCTCGATAGTCAGCTCGTTCGCAGGGAATCTGGACACCCTCATAGTCCTCCGCTTCATCGTCGGCCTCGGCCTCGGTGGCTCCTTGCCGGTCGCGAGCTCGTACTTCGCCGAGTTCATGCCCCGCTCGATAAGGGGCGCGATGATTTCGATCCTCGAGAGCTTCTGGGCGATAGGAACGATAATCATCGGCGTCGTTGCGGTTCTCGTAAAGGCTGACTGGAGGAGCATACTGCTCTTCGGCGGTGCGATATTACTCATCCTACCGCTCCTCCTCACGCTTCCGGAGTCGCCCCGCTACCTGCTCATCAAAGGACGCGTTAAGGAGGCCGAGGAGACCATCAGAAAGGTGCTCGGCGTGAGCGTCAAGCTTGAGGCCCCGAAAGGGGAAAAGAAAGCCTCGGTCGGAGACCTCTGGAGGAAGTATGGACGGGTTACGCTCATGCTCACGATAGCCTGGTTCAGCATCGCCTTCGCCTACTACGGCTTCTTCATCTGGCTTCCGAAGTTCCTCTCAGCCACCCTCGGAATCACCGTTTTCCGGAGCTTCCAGTACTTCATCATCACGGCGATAGCTCAGCTGCCCGGATACTGGAGCGCCGCTTATCTCCTCGAAAAAATCGGCCGGAAGAAGACCCTCTCATACTACCTCCTGCTCTCGGGAATAGCGGGCGTCGGCTTCTACTTCGCGGCAAGCGCTGGCAACGAGGGGGCGATAATCGCGAGCGCGATAGCCTTCAGCTTCTTCAACCTCGGTGCCTGGGGAGCCATCTACGCCTACACGCCGGAGCTCTATCCTACTGCAGTCAGGGGCACCGGAACCGGCTGGGCGGGAGCGATGGCGAGGATAGGCGGGGGAATCGCGCCCATCCTTGCCGGAAGGATAATGGAGCTGAGTGGGAGCGCTTTGGCGGTGCTCGTAATAGCGGTCGTTGCAATAATCGGCGCGCTGGACGTCCTGGCTCTGGGAGAGGAGACGAGGGGAAAGAGCCTTACCTGA
- a CDS encoding MFS transporter: MNLLGRYRLLFILMNTGFIGNLTVIYYLSKGITYGQIGLVSAISALGFFLFEVPTGVVADKVSRKTSVLIGMALFSLGTVILILLQNFPMLIAYAVISSLGATFVSGSLQAWLFDNLKHIGMEKRYREVMKNVKTLTLIFSAFSISIGAFLAQLYGFTLPLVMTLIMELGALLTALSIPEYEFKKPEVSYHLHVLHSARELLRADLLPLVLISIAVTMSINQFRQFFEPYLGEILARGLETTLMGTLGLLGIVEVVIKTLPRLIGIRLGKKWSVRAYEAAPLAIPVFTALSVLFQNPLFIVLLGVLATIVNTAFGFNVSIEFQHRIPSEKRATVLSLEVMFSAVVMALFYTLYGFAVDRFGLSEARLLFAVVLFGIGLAFKLASLGPLREPLELRYLAE, from the coding sequence ATGAATCTGCTGGGAAGGTACAGGCTCCTTTTCATTCTCATGAACACGGGCTTCATCGGGAACCTCACGGTCATCTACTACCTTTCGAAGGGCATTACCTACGGTCAGATCGGTCTCGTGAGCGCAATCTCGGCGCTGGGCTTCTTTCTCTTTGAGGTTCCGACCGGTGTCGTGGCCGACAAGGTGAGCAGAAAGACCAGCGTGCTTATCGGAATGGCGCTCTTCTCCCTCGGAACGGTCATCCTGATTCTTCTCCAGAACTTTCCCATGCTGATAGCCTACGCCGTCATCTCTTCCCTCGGGGCGACCTTCGTGAGCGGCAGCCTTCAGGCGTGGCTTTTCGACAATTTGAAGCACATTGGAATGGAAAAGCGCTACCGCGAGGTTATGAAGAACGTTAAAACGCTGACGCTTATTTTCTCCGCGTTCTCGATTTCAATCGGTGCCTTCCTGGCACAGCTTTACGGGTTTACCCTTCCCCTCGTCATGACTCTCATCATGGAGCTCGGCGCCCTATTGACGGCGCTCTCGATACCCGAGTACGAGTTCAAGAAGCCCGAGGTTTCATACCACCTCCACGTTCTACACTCAGCCAGGGAGCTTTTAAGGGCAGACCTTCTTCCTTTGGTTCTCATCTCAATCGCCGTGACGATGTCAATTAACCAGTTCCGGCAGTTCTTCGAGCCTTACCTAGGAGAGATACTGGCGAGAGGTCTTGAGACGACCCTCATGGGCACCCTCGGACTTCTCGGCATCGTCGAGGTTGTTATCAAAACCCTCCCCCGGCTCATTGGGATTAGACTGGGGAAGAAGTGGAGCGTGAGGGCCTACGAAGCCGCTCCCCTCGCGATTCCGGTTTTTACAGCCCTCTCAGTGCTCTTCCAGAACCCGCTCTTCATCGTCCTGCTTGGAGTCCTTGCGACAATCGTCAACACGGCCTTTGGCTTCAACGTCTCCATAGAGTTCCAGCACAGGATACCGAGCGAGAAGAGGGCGACTGTTCTGTCCCTCGAGGTGATGTTCTCCGCGGTGGTGATGGCCCTCTTCTACACCCTCTACGGGTTCGCCGTTGACAGGTTCGGGTTGAGTGAAGCCAGACTGCTGTTCGCGGTGGTTCTTTTCGGCATCGGCCTGGCTTTCAAGCTGGCCAGCCTCGGCCCGCTGAGAGAGCCACTAGAGCTGAGGTATCTGGCGGAGTAA
- a CDS encoding AAA family ATPase, which produces MLFSVEPKTSIKDVFGRKAEFLEFIEKLENGRRLFVITGPRRIGKTTFLYATLNELYRTKKIPYLIIDSRKAASINMYNPSKVITSDLELLSRDRFSRIVSRIEGISVRGYGIRLKSKPEELTEALEDINEKHELAVIAFDEAQYLRFARNDFTLLLSWVYDTLQNIAVVLTGSQVGVLEKFLRFGDYSAPLYGRYHVRIKLPRFNPSESLEFLERGFAEYGIEVPTRELLSAVRTLDGVPGWLTHYGAYRIDGSSHWDAIDSVLEEASGYVESEFRELDELSPRYRAIMEIVATITSSQPTARRRDILNALSLREGRGIDSKDMRKYLRNLVDYGFLEHTGYGEYYIPDPVVKRVFQR; this is translated from the coding sequence ATGTTGTTCAGTGTTGAACCAAAAACTTCCATAAAGGATGTGTTCGGTAGGAAGGCAGAGTTTCTTGAGTTCATTGAAAAGCTTGAGAACGGAAGACGTTTGTTCGTGATAACTGGACCAAGAAGAATAGGGAAAACCACCTTTTTATATGCTACCCTTAATGAACTCTACCGTACAAAAAAAATCCCCTACCTAATCATTGACTCACGTAAGGCAGCTTCAATAAATATGTACAACCCTTCAAAGGTCATTACAAGCGACCTTGAACTCCTGAGCAGGGACAGGTTTTCGAGAATAGTGTCCCGCATCGAGGGGATAAGCGTTAGGGGTTACGGTATAAGGCTTAAATCGAAACCAGAGGAACTAACGGAGGCTCTTGAAGATATAAATGAAAAACACGAACTTGCTGTGATAGCGTTCGACGAGGCCCAGTATCTGCGCTTTGCCCGAAACGATTTTACCCTTCTCCTTTCGTGGGTATATGACACCCTTCAAAATATCGCAGTTGTATTAACGGGATCTCAGGTTGGCGTTCTTGAGAAATTCCTCCGTTTTGGAGACTACAGCGCCCCACTATACGGGCGGTACCATGTCAGGATAAAGCTTCCCCGATTTAACCCTTCCGAAAGCCTTGAATTTCTGGAGAGGGGTTTTGCCGAATACGGTATTGAAGTGCCAACGAGAGAACTTCTATCCGCAGTTAGAACCCTTGACGGCGTTCCTGGCTGGCTCACTCACTATGGGGCATACCGAATCGATGGTAGCTCCCACTGGGACGCAATAGACAGCGTTCTCGAAGAGGCCAGCGGATACGTTGAGTCAGAATTTCGGGAACTCGATGAACTGAGTCCGAGGTACAGGGCAATAATGGAGATAGTAGCGACAATTACTTCATCCCAGCCGACTGCAAGGAGAAGGGACATTTTAAACGCCCTCTCCCTTCGGGAAGGGCGGGGAATAGACAGTAAAGACATGCGAAAGTATCTAAGAAACCTCGTTGATTATGGCTTTCTCGAGCACACGGGTTACGGAGAGTATTACATTCCGGATCCAGTCGTTAAGAGGGTCTTTCAGAGGTAA